One region of Carya illinoinensis cultivar Pawnee chromosome 8, C.illinoinensisPawnee_v1, whole genome shotgun sequence genomic DNA includes:
- the LOC122318866 gene encoding AT-rich interactive domain-containing protein 6-like isoform X1 yields MSDSKEKKKENEESAQEDEAVTIALPNHKAAQADEHEDHDSSVPLDQTLIQTLNGTPPLPEDNKIMESWSNPEQPTQDSPDSPGLLNDDKDLLKPNTQPTSDVKIEDNDLPPSNLGCVHRHNNTSSSHVDTAEPDVSVAKDEPCQVRDTKLSGDADTLPATTTGHNEPAMHCAKASDIKSQIQNGRQINMELNGKDVITPVENGNSSSKHFFLLGNDHLSEGNESGTEEEQSAFMKELEIFFRERSTEFKPPKFYGEGLNCLKLWRAVTRLGGYDKVTSCKLWRQVGESFKPPKTCTTVSWTFRGFYEKALLSYERHKAHGGELNVPIASHSEPMNIENQASGSGRARRDAAARAMQGWHSQRLLGNGEVSDPIIKDKNSISMQKREKQLKNIGLLKRKKPSYMEHTVKAARTRASKPQLDSSVIDIGPAADWVKINVQKTKDCFEVYALVPGLLREEVRVQSDPSGRLVISGEPEHADNPWGVTPFKKVVSLPSRIDPHQTSAVVTLHGQLFVRVPFGQSE; encoded by the exons ATGAGTGATTccaaggagaagaagaaggagaatgaGGAGAGTGCACAAGAAGACGAGGCTGTGACCATTGCTTTGCCTAATCACAAAGCAGCACAAGCTGATGAACATGAAGACCATGACTCTTCTGTGCCACTGGACCAAACCCTGATTCAGACGTTAAATGGCACTCCACCTCTCCCTGAAGATAATAAGATTATGGAATCTTGGTCCAATCCGGAGCAACCAACTCAAGATTCACCTGACTCCCCAGGCCTTTTAAATGATGACAAAGATTTACTCAAACCTAATACGCAACCCACTTCTGATGTCAAGATTGAAGACAATGACTTACCTCCAAGCAATCTAGGCTGTGTACACCGCCACAATAACACGTCTTCAAGTCATGTTGATACTGCTGAACCAGATGTTTCAGTTGCCAAAGATGAACCTTGTCAAGTGCGTGATACCAAACTTTCTGGTGATGCTGACACTCTGCCTGCAACTACTACGGGTCATAATGAACCTGCTATGCACTGTGCTAAAGCTTCTGATATAAAATCTCAAATTCAGAATGGACGACAAATCAATATGGAGCTGAATGGAAAAGATGTTATTACACCTGTAGAGAATGGGAACTCAAGCTCAAAGCACTTCTTTCTTTTGGGCAATGATCATTTGTCAGAAGGTAATGAATCGGGAACAGAAGAAGAGCAATCGGCTTTTATGAAGGAGCtggaaattttttttagggAGAGGAGCACGGAATTCAAGCCTCCGAAGTTTTATGGGGAGGGTCTGAATTGCCTTAA GTTGTGGAGAGCAGTGACTAGATTGGGTGGCTATGATAAG GTGACTTCTTGTAAGTTGTGGCGGCAAGTGGGAGAGTCTTTCAAACCCCCAAA gaCATGCACTACAGTTTCATGGACATTCCGAGGTTTTTATGAGAAG GCCCTCCTTAGTTACGAAAGGCATAAAGCACATGGTGGTGAGCTTAATGTACCCATTGCTTCCCACTCAGAGCCTATGAATATTGAAAATCAG gctTCAGGATCGGGTAGAGCACGTAGAGATGCTGCAGCACGTGCTATGCAGGGTTGGCACTCACAACGTCTTCTTGGTAATGGTGAAGTTAGTGACCCTATTATCAAG GATAAGAATTCTATTTCAATGCAAAAGCGTGAAAAGCAGCTGAAGAACATTG GTTTGCTTAAACGCAAGAAACCATCTTACATGGAACATACGGTCAAAGCTGCACGTACTAGGGCATCTAAACCACA ATTGGATTCATCAGTCATTGATATTGGGCCCGCAGCTGATTGGGTAAAGATCAATGTGCAGAAAACT AAAGATTGTTTTGAGGTCTATGCTTTAGTTCCGGGCCTTCTTCGTGAAGAG GTGCGAGTACAATCAGATCCATCAGGACGCCTTGTTATAAGCGGTGAACCTGAACATGCTGACAACCCTTGGGGTGTCACACCCTTCAAAAAG GTTGTCAGCTTACCTTC
- the LOC122318866 gene encoding AT-rich interactive domain-containing protein 3-like isoform X2, with protein sequence MSDSKEKKKENEESAQEDEAVTIALPNHKAAQADEHEDHDSSVPLDQTLIQTLNGTPPLPEDNKIMESWSNPEQPTQDSPDSPGLLNDDKDLLKPNTQPTSDVKIEDNDLPPSNLGCVHRHNNTSSSHVDTAEPDVSVAKDEPCQVRDTKLSGDADTLPATTTGHNEPAMHCAKASDIKSQIQNGRQINMELNGKDVITPVENGNSSSKHFFLLGNDHLSEGNESGTEEEQSAFMKELEIFFRERSTEFKPPKFYGEGLNCLKLWRAVTRLGGYDKVTSCKLWRQVGESFKPPKTCTTVSWTFRGFYEKALLSYERHKAHGGELNVPIASHSEPMNIENQASGSGRARRDAAARAMQGWHSQRLLGNGEVSDPIIKDKNSISMQKREKQLKNIGLLKRKKPSYMEHTVKAARTRASKPQLDSSVIDIGPAADWVKINVQKTKDCFEVYALVPGLLREEV encoded by the exons ATGAGTGATTccaaggagaagaagaaggagaatgaGGAGAGTGCACAAGAAGACGAGGCTGTGACCATTGCTTTGCCTAATCACAAAGCAGCACAAGCTGATGAACATGAAGACCATGACTCTTCTGTGCCACTGGACCAAACCCTGATTCAGACGTTAAATGGCACTCCACCTCTCCCTGAAGATAATAAGATTATGGAATCTTGGTCCAATCCGGAGCAACCAACTCAAGATTCACCTGACTCCCCAGGCCTTTTAAATGATGACAAAGATTTACTCAAACCTAATACGCAACCCACTTCTGATGTCAAGATTGAAGACAATGACTTACCTCCAAGCAATCTAGGCTGTGTACACCGCCACAATAACACGTCTTCAAGTCATGTTGATACTGCTGAACCAGATGTTTCAGTTGCCAAAGATGAACCTTGTCAAGTGCGTGATACCAAACTTTCTGGTGATGCTGACACTCTGCCTGCAACTACTACGGGTCATAATGAACCTGCTATGCACTGTGCTAAAGCTTCTGATATAAAATCTCAAATTCAGAATGGACGACAAATCAATATGGAGCTGAATGGAAAAGATGTTATTACACCTGTAGAGAATGGGAACTCAAGCTCAAAGCACTTCTTTCTTTTGGGCAATGATCATTTGTCAGAAGGTAATGAATCGGGAACAGAAGAAGAGCAATCGGCTTTTATGAAGGAGCtggaaattttttttagggAGAGGAGCACGGAATTCAAGCCTCCGAAGTTTTATGGGGAGGGTCTGAATTGCCTTAA GTTGTGGAGAGCAGTGACTAGATTGGGTGGCTATGATAAG GTGACTTCTTGTAAGTTGTGGCGGCAAGTGGGAGAGTCTTTCAAACCCCCAAA gaCATGCACTACAGTTTCATGGACATTCCGAGGTTTTTATGAGAAG GCCCTCCTTAGTTACGAAAGGCATAAAGCACATGGTGGTGAGCTTAATGTACCCATTGCTTCCCACTCAGAGCCTATGAATATTGAAAATCAG gctTCAGGATCGGGTAGAGCACGTAGAGATGCTGCAGCACGTGCTATGCAGGGTTGGCACTCACAACGTCTTCTTGGTAATGGTGAAGTTAGTGACCCTATTATCAAG GATAAGAATTCTATTTCAATGCAAAAGCGTGAAAAGCAGCTGAAGAACATTG GTTTGCTTAAACGCAAGAAACCATCTTACATGGAACATACGGTCAAAGCTGCACGTACTAGGGCATCTAAACCACA ATTGGATTCATCAGTCATTGATATTGGGCCCGCAGCTGATTGGGTAAAGATCAATGTGCAGAAAACT AAAGATTGTTTTGAGGTCTATGCTTTAGTTCCGGGCCTTCTTCGTGAAGAG GTGTAG